A window of the Sporosarcina sp. FSL K6-2383 genome harbors these coding sequences:
- a CDS encoding MFS transporter: MNTFSQVERKRFWILVIIVSISGFSQGMLLPLISAIFERDGVSSALNGLNATGLYIGTLLVSPFMEAPLRRFGYKPIIIGGGILVFCSLLLFPLWKSVVFWYILRLLIGIGDHALHFSTQTWITSFSPQQRLGRNIAIYGLSFGTGFAVGPLFVPLINVFEGLPFIVSGVLCMLAWSLVFRLKNEFPDVIKGKAVEERFFTRFKATIAVAWLAFLGPFGYGFLESSLNAMYPVYALRSGIDLTSVSLILVSFSLGGMVSQLPLGMLSDKIGRRPVFLMAFGGGAASFFAASTVGTSSIAVMSMFFIAGLFVGSIFSLGISYMSELTPKHLLPTGNLLCGIFFSIGSLTGPFLGGIFLEFEASFSYLLLISIFLGTLFVLALLGKMKAIA, translated from the coding sequence ATGAATACTTTTTCGCAAGTAGAGAGGAAACGTTTTTGGATTCTTGTCATCATCGTATCCATCTCTGGATTCTCACAAGGAATGCTATTGCCGCTTATTTCAGCTATTTTTGAACGCGATGGTGTATCGAGTGCATTGAATGGATTGAATGCAACGGGACTATACATAGGAACGCTTCTGGTATCTCCATTTATGGAGGCACCGTTACGTCGGTTTGGTTATAAGCCAATTATTATCGGTGGTGGGATACTCGTCTTTTGCTCATTGTTGTTATTTCCATTATGGAAAAGTGTTGTGTTTTGGTACATATTAAGACTTCTAATAGGCATAGGGGATCATGCTTTGCATTTCTCCACACAGACGTGGATTACGAGTTTTTCCCCTCAGCAACGATTGGGGCGTAATATTGCCATTTACGGTTTGTCATTTGGGACTGGCTTTGCGGTAGGGCCGCTATTCGTGCCACTTATCAATGTGTTTGAAGGATTACCATTTATCGTCTCTGGTGTACTTTGCATGCTGGCATGGTCACTTGTTTTCAGACTGAAAAATGAATTCCCGGATGTTATTAAAGGGAAGGCAGTTGAAGAACGGTTTTTTACAAGATTCAAAGCAACAATTGCCGTTGCATGGTTGGCATTTCTCGGTCCATTCGGCTATGGTTTTCTTGAATCATCTCTCAATGCGATGTATCCGGTCTATGCGCTAAGAAGTGGGATTGATCTGACATCGGTATCGTTGATTCTAGTGTCATTTTCATTGGGTGGAATGGTTTCGCAATTGCCTCTTGGGATGTTGTCGGACAAAATTGGCAGGCGCCCCGTCTTTTTGATGGCATTTGGCGGTGGGGCGGCATCGTTCTTTGCGGCAAGTACAGTGGGGACGTCCTCGATTGCGGTCATGTCAATGTTTTTCATAGCTGGTCTTTTTGTTGGCTCGATTTTTTCGCTAGGTATTTCGTATATGTCTGAATTGACACCGAAGCATCTCTTGCCAACAGGGAATTTACTATGCGGTATCTTTTTTAGTATTGGAAGCTTGACGGGTCCGTTTCTCGGTGGGATCTTCCTTGAATTTGAAGCCAGCTTCAGTTACTTGCTACTCATTTCAATTTTCTTGGGCACTTTGTTCGTATTGGCGCTATTGGGGAAAATGAAAGCGATCGCCTAA
- a CDS encoding SE1561 family protein — MYVLDNAQDHNQVDGLKTRFHQFLETLDTIEPETADLQEIDRLIGMIDDLEEQVEKIKSTN; from the coding sequence GTGTACGTATTGGATAACGCACAAGATCATAACCAAGTTGATGGGTTAAAAACACGCTTCCATCAATTCTTAGAAACACTTGATACAATTGAACCTGAAACAGCAGATTTGCAAGAAATTGATCGCCTAATCGGCATGATTGACGACCTTGAAGAACAAGTCGAAAAGATAAAATCAACTAACTAA